One genomic segment of Pseudomonas sp. RU47 includes these proteins:
- a CDS encoding GntR family transcriptional regulator, whose product MNSFASPSQTHPTTAPLPFSRVRVPAEDLYPRLFDAILEQRIDPASRFTEDSLKEMFCASRADVRRVLTQLSLEQVIVLRANHRPRVAAPDREQTRQALHARRLAENTLVRLACQRPQAEGLKRLRGLIERERQAVEQDRRGAAIRLSGEFHLTLAQMAGNAPLAHFLGSLVPLTSLAIARCEGTTHSCCAWQEHLALVEAVERGDASKAGMMMNRHLDHLEQTLLGSDLEHCAVG is encoded by the coding sequence ATGAACAGTTTCGCTTCACCGTCGCAAACCCACCCAACCACAGCGCCCCTGCCCTTCTCCCGCGTAAGAGTGCCGGCGGAGGATCTGTACCCGCGACTGTTCGACGCGATTCTCGAGCAGCGCATCGATCCGGCCAGCCGTTTCACCGAAGACAGTTTGAAAGAGATGTTCTGCGCCAGTCGTGCCGATGTGCGCCGGGTGCTGACGCAGTTGTCGCTTGAGCAGGTCATTGTGCTGCGCGCCAATCATCGGCCGCGTGTGGCAGCACCCGATCGGGAGCAGACGCGGCAGGCCCTGCATGCGCGGCGACTGGCCGAAAACACCTTGGTGCGTCTGGCCTGCCAGCGTCCGCAAGCGGAAGGGTTGAAACGCTTGCGCGGGCTGATCGAACGCGAACGTCAGGCCGTTGAGCAGGATCGGCGGGGTGCGGCGATTCGTTTATCCGGGGAGTTTCATCTGACGTTGGCACAGATGGCGGGGAACGCACCGTTGGCGCATTTTCTTGGCAGCCTGGTGCCGCTGACGTCGTTGGCAATTGCGCGGTGTGAGGGTACTACGCACAGTTGTTGCGCATGGCAGGAGCATTTGGCGCTGGTTGAGGCGGTGGAGCGTGGCGACGCTTCCAAGGCTGGCATGATGATGAATCGGCATCTGGATCATCTTGAGCAGACATTGCTGGGTTCAGACCTTGAGCATTGTGCTGTCGGTTAG
- the yjiA gene encoding GTPase: protein MSSPIPVTVLSGFLGAGKTTLLRHILKAEHGLKIAVIENEFSDAGIDTQLLGDEPVQVMTLANGCVCCTIHTDLTKALYLLLERLDSGEIAFDRLVIECTGLADPAPVAQTFFIDEELRERYLLDGIITLVDAAHADVHLTQTIAQAQIGFADRLLVSKTDLVDEATFSALSERLTRINRRAPIRVVEHGSIDLAELLDVRGFNLNADLGVGLSLRPVSKAPSIDRISSLVLRTDQPLDIDQLSEFMNELLEEHGKQLLRYKGVLNIAGEDRRLVFQGVLKLYGFDWDTEWAEGEARESVIVFIADDLPEEKIRAGFARVASA from the coding sequence TTGTCTTCTCCCATACCTGTAACGGTACTCAGCGGTTTCCTCGGCGCCGGCAAGACCACTTTGCTGCGCCATATTCTGAAAGCCGAGCACGGCCTGAAAATCGCCGTGATCGAAAACGAATTCAGCGACGCCGGTATCGACACTCAGCTGCTGGGTGACGAGCCGGTGCAAGTCATGACCCTGGCCAACGGCTGCGTCTGCTGCACCATTCACACCGATCTGACCAAGGCGCTGTACTTGCTGCTTGAGCGTCTGGACAGTGGCGAGATCGCCTTTGATCGTCTGGTCATCGAGTGTACCGGTCTGGCCGACCCTGCTCCGGTGGCACAGACGTTTTTCATCGACGAAGAACTGCGCGAGCGTTATCTGCTCGACGGCATCATCACCCTGGTCGATGCCGCGCACGCGGATGTACACCTGACCCAGACCATCGCCCAGGCGCAGATCGGTTTTGCCGATCGCTTGCTGGTGAGCAAGACCGATCTGGTCGACGAAGCCACGTTCAGCGCACTGAGCGAACGGCTGACGCGGATCAACCGTCGCGCACCGATCCGTGTGGTCGAGCACGGCAGCATTGATTTGGCTGAACTGCTGGATGTGCGCGGCTTCAACCTCAATGCTGATCTCGGCGTTGGATTGAGCCTGCGTCCGGTGAGCAAGGCGCCATCGATTGATCGCATTTCCAGTCTGGTGCTGCGCACCGATCAGCCGCTGGATATCGATCAGCTCAGTGAGTTCATGAATGAGCTGCTGGAAGAACACGGCAAGCAATTGCTGCGGTACAAGGGCGTGCTGAACATTGCCGGTGAGGATCGGCGCTTGGTGTTTCAGGGTGTGCTGAAGCTTTACGGTTTCGACTGGGACACTGAATGGGCCGAGGGTGAGGCGCGGGAGAGTGTGATCGTGTTTATTGCCGATGATTTGCCGGAAGAGAAGATTCGGGCGGGGTTTGCCAGAGTGGCTTCTGCCTGA
- a CDS encoding YbdD/YjiX family protein, whose translation MFNDLSRLGKYLGQAARLMVGMPDYDTYVEHMQTKHPDKPVMSYEMFFRERQEARYGGKGGPKCC comes from the coding sequence ATGTTCAATGACCTGAGTCGCCTCGGTAAATACCTCGGTCAGGCCGCGCGCCTGATGGTCGGCATGCCCGACTACGACACGTACGTCGAGCATATGCAAACCAAGCACCCGGACAAACCGGTGATGAGCTACGAGATGTTCTTCCGCGAACGTCAGGAAGCGCGTTACGGTGGCAAGGGTGGGCCGAAGTGCTGTTGA
- a CDS encoding carbon starvation CstA family protein → MKNNNSLLRHLPWLVLAIVGACALGVVALRRGEAINALWIVVAAVAIYLVAYRYYSLFIANNVMQLDPRRATPAVLNNDGLDYVPTNKHILFGHHFAAIAGAGPLVGPVLAAQMGYLPGTLWLIAGVVLAGAVQDFMVLFMSTRRNGRSLGDMVREEMGRVPGTIALFGCFLIMIIILAVLALIVVKALAESPWGIFTVMATIPIAMFMGIYMRYIRPGRIGEISVVGVLLLLGSIWLGGQIAADPVWAKAFTFTGVQITWMLVGYGFVAASLPVWLILAPRDYLSTFLKIGTIVALAIGILITMPELKMPALTQFVDGTGPVWKGGLFPFLFITIACGAVSGFHALISSGTTPKLLDNETNARYIGYGGMLMESFVAIMAMVAASVIEPGVYFAMNSPAAVVGSDVASVAQVVSSWGFAITPEALQAVAHDIGETTILARAGGAPTLAVGIAQILHSVLPGENTMAFWYHFAILFEALFILTAVDAGTRAGRFMLQDLLGSFVPALKRTESWTANLIATAGCVAMWGWLLYQGVIDPLGGINTLWPLFGISNQMLAGIALMLGTVVLIKMKRQRYIWVTLLPATWLLICTTTAGFIKLFDANPAIGFLSLAKKYSDALANGQVLAPAKSVEQMQHVIFNAYTNATLTALFLFVVFSILFYALKVGIAAWGKKERTDKESPFQALPDA, encoded by the coding sequence ATGAAAAATAATAATAGCCTGCTACGCCACTTACCCTGGCTAGTGCTGGCAATCGTAGGAGCGTGCGCCCTGGGCGTAGTGGCATTGCGCCGCGGCGAGGCGATCAATGCCTTGTGGATTGTGGTCGCCGCTGTGGCCATTTATCTGGTTGCGTACCGTTACTACAGTCTGTTCATCGCAAACAATGTGATGCAACTTGACCCGCGTCGGGCCACCCCCGCCGTGCTCAACAACGACGGTCTGGACTATGTGCCGACCAACAAACACATTCTTTTCGGTCACCACTTCGCTGCCATCGCTGGCGCGGGGCCTCTGGTCGGCCCGGTATTGGCGGCGCAGATGGGCTACTTGCCCGGCACGCTCTGGCTGATTGCCGGTGTGGTGCTGGCGGGCGCGGTGCAGGACTTCATGGTTCTGTTCATGTCGACCCGGCGCAACGGCCGTTCCCTGGGCGACATGGTGCGTGAAGAAATGGGCCGCGTGCCCGGCACCATCGCCTTGTTCGGCTGCTTCCTGATCATGATCATCATCCTCGCGGTGCTGGCGCTGATTGTGGTTAAAGCGCTGGCGGAGAGCCCATGGGGCATCTTCACCGTGATGGCGACCATCCCGATCGCGATGTTCATGGGCATTTACATGCGCTACATCCGCCCGGGCCGCATTGGCGAAATCTCCGTGGTCGGTGTGTTGCTGCTGCTCGGTTCGATCTGGCTCGGTGGGCAGATAGCCGCCGATCCGGTGTGGGCCAAGGCGTTCACCTTCACCGGCGTGCAGATTACCTGGATGCTGGTCGGTTACGGTTTCGTCGCGGCATCGTTGCCGGTGTGGCTGATTCTGGCACCGCGTGACTATCTGTCGACGTTCCTCAAGATCGGCACCATTGTCGCCCTGGCGATCGGTATTCTGATCACCATGCCCGAGCTGAAAATGCCGGCGCTGACCCAGTTCGTCGACGGCACCGGCCCGGTATGGAAGGGCGGTCTGTTCCCGTTCCTGTTCATCACCATCGCTTGCGGTGCGGTTTCCGGTTTCCACGCGCTGATTTCTTCGGGCACCACGCCGAAGCTGCTGGATAACGAAACCAACGCCCGTTACATCGGTTACGGCGGCATGCTGATGGAGTCGTTCGTGGCGATCATGGCCATGGTTGCCGCTTCGGTGATCGAGCCTGGCGTGTACTTCGCCATGAACAGCCCGGCCGCTGTGGTCGGCAGTGATGTCGCATCGGTTGCGCAAGTGGTCTCCAGCTGGGGCTTCGCGATCACGCCGGAAGCGCTGCAAGCCGTGGCGCATGACATTGGCGAAACCACCATCCTGGCGCGAGCCGGTGGTGCGCCGACCCTGGCGGTCGGTATCGCGCAGATTCTGCACAGTGTCCTGCCGGGTGAAAATACCATGGCATTCTGGTACCACTTTGCGATCCTGTTTGAAGCGCTGTTCATCCTGACCGCTGTCGATGCCGGTACCCGTGCCGGGCGTTTCATGCTGCAGGATCTGCTCGGCTCCTTCGTTCCGGCGCTGAAACGCACCGAATCGTGGACCGCCAACCTGATCGCCACTGCCGGTTGTGTGGCGATGTGGGGCTGGTTGCTGTACCAAGGCGTGATCGATCCACTGGGCGGCATCAACACCTTGTGGCCGCTGTTCGGTATTTCCAACCAGATGCTGGCCGGTATCGCGCTGATGCTCGGCACCGTGGTCCTGATCAAAATGAAGCGCCAGCGCTACATCTGGGTCACCCTGCTGCCGGCTACCTGGCTGCTGATTTGCACCACGACTGCAGGCTTCATCAAACTGTTCGATGCCAACCCGGCGATCGGCTTCCTGTCGCTGGCCAAGAAGTACAGCGATGCGCTGGCCAATGGTCAGGTGCTGGCACCGGCAAAAAGCGTCGAGCAGATGCAGCACGTGATCTTCAACGCTTACACCAACGCAACGCTCACCGCGCTGTTCCTGTTCGTGGTCTTCAGCATCCTGTTCTATGCGCTCAAGGTCGGCATCGCCGCCTGGGGCAAAAAAGAGCGCACGGATAAAGAATCGCCATTCCAGGCTCTGCCGGATGCGTAA
- a CDS encoding PilZ domain-containing protein → MSEHPANRRRFQRIAFDARTELSQGEYIWPVKLIDLSLKGLLIERPEPWLGDKSQDFLVDIHLSDDVDIEMDVQLAHEEKGQLGFVCRHISLESIQRLRRLIELNLADEAELERELGALIEI, encoded by the coding sequence ATGAGCGAGCACCCCGCCAATCGACGTCGTTTCCAACGTATTGCGTTCGATGCCAGAACCGAGCTGAGTCAGGGCGAGTACATCTGGCCGGTCAAGCTGATCGACCTGTCGCTCAAGGGACTGCTGATCGAGCGGCCGGAGCCTTGGCTGGGGGACAAGTCGCAGGACTTTCTCGTCGACATTCATTTGAGCGATGACGTCGATATCGAGATGGATGTGCAGTTGGCCCATGAAGAAAAAGGCCAGTTGGGCTTTGTCTGCCGACATATAAGCCTGGAATCGATCCAGCGCTTGCGACGGTTGATCGAGTTGAATCTGGCGGATGAGGCCGAACTGGAGCGCGAGTTGGGCGCCCTGATCGAAATCTAG
- the radA gene encoding DNA repair protein RadA, whose amino-acid sequence MAKAKRMYGCTECGATFPKWAGQCGECGAWNTLTETMIESGGATAPTGRTGWAGQQAQIKTLAEVSIEEIPRFSTASGELDRVLGGGLVDGSVVLIGGDPGIGKSTILLQTLCNLAKSMPALYVTGEESQQQVAMRARRLGLPQDQLRVMTETCIETIIATARQEKPKVMVIDSIQTIFTEQLQSAPGGVSQVRESAALLVRYAKQSGTAIFLVGHVTKEGALAGPRVLEHMVDTVLYFEGESDGRLRLLRAVKNRFGAVNELGVFGMTDKGLKEVSNPSAIFLTRAQEEVPGSVVMATWEGTRPMLVEVQALVDDSHLANPRRVTLGLDQNRLAMLLAVLHRHGGIPTHDQDVFLNVVGGVKVLETASDLALMAAVMSSLRNRPLPHDLLVFGEVGLSGEVRPVPSGQERLKEAAKHGFKRAIVPKGNAPKESPPGLQIIAVTRLEQALDALFE is encoded by the coding sequence ATGGCCAAGGCCAAGCGCATGTACGGCTGCACCGAGTGCGGCGCAACCTTTCCCAAGTGGGCCGGTCAGTGCGGTGAGTGTGGTGCCTGGAACACCCTGACCGAGACCATGATCGAAAGCGGCGGCGCCACGGCACCGACCGGCCGCACCGGTTGGGCCGGACAGCAGGCACAGATCAAAACCCTGGCTGAAGTCAGCATCGAAGAGATTCCGCGCTTCTCCACCGCGTCTGGTGAACTCGATCGCGTGCTCGGTGGCGGTCTGGTCGATGGCTCGGTGGTGCTGATCGGCGGCGATCCGGGCATCGGCAAATCGACGATTCTGTTACAGACCCTGTGCAACCTCGCCAAGAGCATGCCGGCCCTGTACGTCACTGGCGAAGAATCCCAGCAGCAAGTGGCCATGCGCGCCCGCCGTCTCGGCTTGCCGCAGGATCAACTGCGGGTGATGACCGAAACCTGCATCGAAACCATCATCGCCACCGCTCGTCAGGAAAAGCCCAAGGTGATGGTGATCGACTCGATCCAGACGATCTTCACCGAACAACTGCAATCGGCACCTGGCGGTGTTTCCCAGGTGCGTGAGAGTGCGGCGTTGCTGGTGCGTTATGCCAAGCAGAGCGGCACGGCGATTTTCCTCGTCGGCCACGTGACCAAGGAGGGCGCGCTGGCGGGGCCTCGAGTTCTCGAGCACATGGTCGACACCGTGCTGTATTTCGAAGGCGAGTCCGATGGGCGTCTGCGTTTGCTGCGCGCGGTGAAAAACCGTTTCGGTGCGGTCAACGAATTGGGCGTGTTCGGCATGACTGACAAGGGCTTGAAAGAAGTCTCCAACCCGTCGGCGATTTTTCTTACTCGTGCGCAGGAAGAAGTCCCGGGCAGTGTGGTCATGGCAACGTGGGAAGGCACGCGACCGATGCTGGTGGAAGTGCAGGCGCTGGTCGATGACAGTCATCTGGCCAATCCGCGTCGGGTGACGCTGGGACTGGATCAGAACCGTTTGGCGATGTTGCTCGCGGTTTTGCATCGCCATGGCGGGATTCCGACGCACGACCAGGATGTGTTCCTCAACGTGGTGGGCGGGGTGAAGGTGCTGGAAACGGCGTCTGACCTGGCGTTGATGGCGGCGGTGATGTCGAGTTTGCGCAACCGACCGTTGCCGCATGATCTGCTGGTGTTCGGTGAGGTCGGCCTGTCCGGCGAAGTGCGCCCAGTGCCGAGCGGTCAAGAGCGGTTGAAGGAAGCGGCGAAGCATGGCTTCAAACGGGCGATCGTGCCGAAGGGCAATGCGCCGAAAGAATCCCCACCAGGCTTGCAGATCATTGCCGTGACCCGCCTCGAACAGGCCCTCGACGCATTGTTTGAGTGA
- a CDS encoding ankyrin repeat domain-containing protein, producing the protein MRICLLLLAGCLSFAAWAAPTGQSPEAIKAQLQDYYFDAARRGDVPMLDTFIESGYSLDTRDTKGYTALILAAYHGQVPAVERLLAAGADACAQDLRGNTALMGAIFKGELQIARRLMTTDCSPDQRNGAGQTAAMYAGLFKRLELLDALKAKGADLNAEDPLGNSAARLASGEIRNAAPR; encoded by the coding sequence ATGCGAATCTGTCTTTTACTGTTGGCCGGTTGCCTGTCGTTCGCGGCGTGGGCGGCACCGACCGGGCAGAGTCCCGAGGCGATCAAAGCCCAACTTCAGGACTACTACTTCGACGCGGCCCGGCGCGGTGATGTGCCGATGCTCGACACGTTCATCGAGTCGGGTTATTCCCTCGATACCCGCGACACCAAGGGCTACACCGCGCTGATTCTGGCGGCCTATCACGGTCAGGTACCCGCGGTGGAACGGTTGCTCGCTGCCGGCGCCGATGCCTGCGCTCAGGACCTGCGCGGTAACACGGCGCTGATGGGCGCAATTTTCAAAGGTGAATTACAGATTGCCCGCCGCCTGATGACCACCGATTGCAGCCCCGATCAGCGTAACGGCGCCGGGCAGACGGCGGCCATGTATGCCGGTTTGTTCAAGCGTCTGGAATTGCTCGATGCGCTGAAGGCCAAGGGTGCTGACTTGAATGCCGAGGATCCGTTGGGCAATAGCGCCGCGCGTCTGGCCAGCGGCGAAATCCGCAATGCTGCGCCGCGCTGA
- the katB gene encoding catalase KatB, whose amino-acid sequence MNSALGLGAFPRRRTLGVLTASLLTFSVNAAPLTRDNGAAVGDNQNSQTAGASGPVLLQDVQLIQKLQRFDRERIPERVVHARGTGAHGTFTVTNDLSDLSKAKVFAAGQSTPVFVRFSAVVHGNHSPETLRDPRGFATKFYTADGNWDLVGNNFPTFFIRDAIKFPDMVHAFKPDPRTNLDDDSRRFDFFSHVPEATRTLTELYSNSGTPASYREMDGNGVHAYKLINAKGEVHYVKFHWKSLQGLNNLTPKQVANVQGQDYSHMTNDLVSNINKGNFPKWDLYIQVLKPQDLSKFDFDPLDATKIWPGIPERKVGQMVLNRNPANVFQETEQVAMAPANIVPGIEPSEDRLLQGRVFSYADTQMYRLGANALQLPINAAKVAVNNGNQDGAMNFGASNSGVNYQPSRLQPRDETPSARYSQSTLSGSTQQAKIQREQNFKQAGDLYRSFSQQERQDLIDSFGGSLATTDDESKHIILSFLYKADPEYGTGVTKVAKGDLSRVKALAAKLAD is encoded by the coding sequence ATGAACTCCGCACTTGGACTGGGGGCTTTTCCCCGTCGCCGCACCCTCGGTGTACTCACCGCCAGCCTGTTGACCTTTTCGGTTAACGCCGCGCCCCTGACCCGCGATAACGGCGCCGCCGTCGGCGACAATCAGAACTCGCAGACCGCCGGCGCCAGCGGCCCGGTGCTGCTGCAAGATGTACAACTGATTCAGAAACTGCAGCGCTTCGATCGCGAGCGCATTCCTGAGCGAGTGGTTCACGCCCGCGGCACCGGCGCCCATGGCACCTTCACTGTCACCAACGATCTCAGCGACCTGAGCAAGGCCAAGGTATTCGCCGCCGGCCAGAGCACACCGGTGTTTGTGCGCTTCTCTGCGGTGGTGCACGGTAATCACTCGCCGGAAACCCTGCGTGATCCGCGGGGGTTCGCCACCAAGTTCTACACGGCTGACGGCAACTGGGATCTGGTAGGCAACAATTTCCCGACCTTTTTCATTCGTGACGCGATCAAGTTCCCGGACATGGTTCACGCGTTCAAGCCCGACCCGCGTACTAACCTTGACGACGACTCGCGCCGTTTCGACTTCTTCTCACATGTACCGGAGGCAACCCGTACTTTGACCGAGTTGTATTCGAATTCGGGTACTCCTGCCAGTTATCGAGAGATGGACGGTAATGGCGTACATGCTTACAAGTTGATCAACGCCAAGGGTGAAGTTCATTACGTCAAGTTTCACTGGAAGAGCTTGCAGGGTCTTAATAATCTGACGCCGAAACAAGTCGCCAACGTTCAAGGTCAAGACTACAGTCATATGACCAATGATCTGGTGAGCAATATCAATAAAGGTAACTTCCCGAAATGGGACTTGTACATTCAAGTGCTGAAACCACAAGATTTGTCCAAGTTTGATTTTGATCCATTGGATGCCACCAAGATCTGGCCAGGTATTCCTGAGCGAAAAGTTGGACAAATGGTGTTGAACCGTAATCCGGCAAATGTATTCCAGGAAACCGAACAAGTGGCCATGGCGCCAGCGAATATTGTTCCGGGTATCGAGCCTTCCGAAGACCGTTTGTTGCAAGGTCGAGTGTTCTCTTATGCCGATACGCAAATGTATCGGCTGGGTGCCAATGCTCTGCAATTGCCAATCAACGCGGCAAAAGTTGCGGTGAACAATGGCAATCAGGATGGCGCGATGAACTTCGGCGCGAGCAACTCGGGTGTGAACTATCAGCCGAGCCGACTGCAACCCCGTGACGAGACGCCAAGTGCGCGTTATAGCCAGTCGACGCTGTCGGGCAGCACCCAGCAGGCGAAGATCCAGCGTGAGCAGAACTTCAAGCAGGCCGGTGATCTGTATCGCTCGTTCAGCCAGCAAGAGCGTCAGGACCTGATCGACAGCTTCGGCGGCTCGCTGGCGACCACCGATGACGAGAGCAAGCACATCATCCTGTCCTTCCTTTATAAGGCTGACCCGGAATACGGGACCGGTGTGACCAAAGTGGCCAAGGGCGACCTGAGCCGGGTCAAGGCGTTGGCGGCCAAACTGGCCGACTGA
- the mscL gene encoding large-conductance mechanosensitive channel protein MscL produces MGVLSEFKAFAVKGNVVDMAVGIIIGAAFGKIVSSFVGDVIMPPIGLLIGGVDFSDLAITLKAAEGNAPAVMLAYGKFIQSVLDFVIVAFAIFMGVKAINRLKREEAVAPTLPPVPTKEEELLGEIRDLLKAQNTRP; encoded by the coding sequence ATGGGCGTGCTAAGTGAGTTCAAGGCCTTCGCGGTCAAAGGCAATGTGGTCGACATGGCCGTCGGTATCATCATCGGTGCCGCCTTCGGCAAGATTGTTTCGTCGTTTGTCGGTGACGTGATCATGCCGCCAATCGGCCTGCTGATCGGTGGGGTGGACTTCAGTGATCTGGCCATCACGCTCAAGGCCGCCGAGGGCAATGCTCCTGCGGTCATGCTGGCTTACGGCAAGTTCATCCAGAGCGTTCTGGACTTCGTGATCGTCGCTTTCGCGATCTTCATGGGGGTCAAAGCCATCAACCGTCTGAAACGCGAAGAAGCCGTGGCCCCTACCCTGCCACCGGTTCCGACCAAGGAAGAGGAGTTGCTGGGCGAGATCCGCGACTTGCTCAAGGCCCAGAACACCCGGCCTTGA
- a CDS encoding ferredoxin--NADP reductase gives MTASAEKYTTQTLLDVQTLTPSLFTLRTSRDAGFRFRAGQFARLGVTKADGSTVWRAYSMVSSPFDEFLEFFSIVVPGGEFTSELSRLQVGDTLLVERQAFGYLTLDRFVDGRDLWLLSTGTGVAPFLSILQDFEVWEKFERIILVYSVREARELAYRELIAGLKQREYLSEHAHKLQFIATVTREAHPGALHGRITTLIENGELERAAGVELSAEHSRVMLCGNPQMIDDTRALLKKRHMSLSLTRRPGQVAVENYW, from the coding sequence ATGACCGCCAGTGCCGAGAAATACACCACGCAGACCTTGCTCGATGTTCAAACCTTGACGCCGAGCCTGTTTACCTTGCGCACCAGCCGGGATGCCGGGTTTCGTTTCCGTGCGGGGCAGTTCGCCCGGCTCGGTGTGACCAAGGCCGATGGCAGTACCGTGTGGCGCGCTTATTCGATGGTATCGTCGCCGTTTGACGAGTTTCTCGAGTTCTTTTCCATCGTGGTGCCGGGGGGAGAGTTCACCAGTGAGCTGAGCCGGTTGCAGGTTGGCGACACTTTGCTGGTGGAGCGCCAGGCATTCGGCTATCTGACCCTTGATCGCTTCGTCGACGGGCGTGATCTCTGGCTGTTGTCCACGGGTACGGGGGTGGCGCCATTCCTGTCGATCTTGCAGGACTTCGAAGTCTGGGAAAAATTCGAGCGCATCATTCTGGTGTACAGCGTGCGCGAAGCGCGGGAGCTGGCCTATCGGGAGCTGATCGCCGGACTCAAGCAGCGCGAGTACCTCAGCGAACATGCCCACAAATTGCAGTTCATCGCGACGGTGACGCGTGAGGCGCACCCCGGCGCACTGCACGGCCGTATTACTACGCTGATCGAAAACGGAGAATTGGAGCGCGCAGCGGGCGTGGAGCTGTCGGCGGAGCACTCGCGGGTCATGCTGTGCGGCAATCCGCAGATGATCGATGACACGCGCGCGTTGCTGAAAAAACGCCACATGAGCCTCAGCCTCACCCGCCGGCCAGGCCAAGTGGCCGTGGAAAACTACTGGTAA
- a CDS encoding autoinducer binding domain-containing protein — protein METWKESQLKQLTFAKGVDAAYPILLRFAENLGFNFCEISVVSLHRDLPLKTLQINNYPKEWNLQYEENRYSKVDPLIAHCNHSMTPIVWCESVFADARPIWEGLQQHGLQNGWSQSFHHEQSGLCSIISLARKHYSISPLELYEHFGYMFYAASHLSEMFARTLPPHSLKPRHPHLSPRELEVLQLSAGGKTAYEISKILSLSERTVNYHVQNVIEKLNVCNKISAVIAAVRAHII, from the coding sequence ATGGAAACATGGAAGGAATCACAATTGAAACAACTGACGTTTGCCAAGGGAGTAGATGCTGCTTATCCGATTCTGCTGCGATTCGCCGAAAACCTCGGATTCAATTTTTGTGAAATTTCGGTTGTTTCACTCCATCGGGACCTGCCTCTTAAGACCTTGCAAATCAATAACTACCCTAAAGAATGGAACTTACAATATGAAGAAAACCGTTACAGTAAAGTCGACCCACTAATAGCACACTGCAATCACTCGATGACTCCCATTGTCTGGTGCGAATCAGTATTTGCCGACGCCCGGCCGATATGGGAGGGATTACAGCAACATGGACTGCAAAATGGCTGGTCGCAGTCGTTCCATCACGAGCAGAGTGGCTTGTGCAGTATTATCAGCCTTGCCCGAAAACATTACTCGATCAGCCCTCTGGAGCTGTATGAGCATTTCGGTTACATGTTCTATGCCGCCAGTCACTTGAGTGAAATGTTTGCCCGGACACTGCCGCCTCATTCTCTCAAACCCCGCCATCCACACCTTTCCCCAAGGGAACTGGAGGTTTTGCAGTTATCCGCAGGTGGCAAAACGGCCTATGAGATATCGAAGATCCTTAGCCTGAGCGAACGCACGGTGAACTATCACGTGCAGAACGTGATCGAGAAGCTCAACGTCTGCAACAAGATTTCCGCTGTCATCGCCGCCGTCAGAGCGCACATCATCTAG